The sequence TCAGTTGGGCCAACTGGTGTGGGCTTAGAATTAACACCCCTAGCTTGTGTGCAAGGATTTACGggatggtattggtatcggttgaTACCGATCCCAATACCAATACAGATCAGATCGGATCGGATTGGATTGATGGGTATCAATTGATTTTTCCATTGCTTTTTCtaaaaagtactaattttttactattttacccttgaaccgATTCGGATCGGTTTGGGATTCGAGATCAGTCTCAACCAATACTAAtcccagaccgatacttgaaaccatgtttgTATGTCTACAACAACATTGAAGTAGTGACCAGTGATTTCCGgaatagtattattattattattattatttccattttttccacAAGGCAATGAACCTTATAATTCTCCTGGTACAGAAGTAGTGCTTAAACAAATGTTGCATCTGCATCCAAGTATCTGATTAATTATCATCTGCTGGATGTTTAACAGTGATACTGATAACCTGTCTCAACATGAAAACATTAGCAAACTGCCTTGAGAAACCGGGGGTATTCTTTgcatttgtttttctatttaaagagttaaaagagcAAAATAATCATAATCCCatttgattgtataaattacttaatatttttaattatattcagtactaatatattttacatgtaatatttattttacatattataacaaagggttttggatgcaaagtaaagtgaagtttcataaccaaatacggaatgatttgaaattaatctTAAAGTCATAtagataatgattacatatatttctttttaaggATGAAAATTTAACTTCCCTTCCCTCTAATTCTCCTTACAATCAAATTCAGcctaaataataaaatgatccaaattaagttttctttctttggtaaGTAGACTTATGGGAGAGGGATCACATGCTACTCCTAGTATTGGCATCATACACGAGGTATCGGTGACCACATTTTGTTtttgggcctttgttgggcctTACTAAGGCTAAACTTTTTTAGATGGAATTCGCAATCGGACCAGGCCTAGTCCATTCTAAGCCAAACCAAAGAGTTCCATTTCGTGCACGCCATTCTCACAAACGTTGACTTTTCTTCTGTCACATGGATAACTGATTAGGCTTCCAATAGAATTCTCAAAAGCCCAAACAGTTTTGGAGAGGATATATAGGAATCAAAGATCAACATATAATACTCATTGTTCTAAGAAGATCAGGCATGGTTTGCCTCTTCTGTGCCTGTTCGAGCGAAATGAAATTGGTTCATGTCTTTATATACTTGAAAAACTATCTCCACTCAATGCTTTAAGTTTTGAATCGAATCCTTCAATAATAACTGTGGAAGTATTGAAATAgtcaaagtttttaaagggtAGCTCTGTAGGCCACAAATTACTGTGGCAAAAATTAATGAAGCTTATTTTGACTGCAATCGCCATTAGCACACAATGGTAGAGACAGATGAAGGAATACTCAGGGgcgggagaaagagaagaaaagggagtCCGAGAGAGGGAGCCGAACTCGAGGAAAGCGATTATGGCGTTAATCTATTCCAGGGTTTGAGCGACAGTGTCGCAAGAATACCTCCTGTTTCTCACCTTCAACCCTgtttgaaatcgtctgcaattccgatctcgtacaattccgtgcaataccacatTCAGacggtgacacatgtattgataccaatacaatggtccagatctggtacaactaataatacattaaatcaatgaagagtcatttaaatgaaccattgcattggtatcaatacacgtgtcacctcctgaaggtggtattgcacggaattgtacgagatcggaattgcagacgatttttttccgtaaATACGACTTTCCCTTGGATTTAAAAATGACAGTTGTCATCCGTCCAGCCCGAGCCACTAGAATGGCAGCTCACCTCCGAGTTgtagaggagccaaatccccGACTTTCTACCTAATGTACCAAATCTCTTTCGTTGTCGTAGAGAAGGACGAAATTTGTACCGCAAGTCAGCCGGCCACGACGACCACCCATTACGAGCTAGTGGAGCTTAAGGGATGTAAATGGTCAAAGACGACTCTGCCtcgtctctcttcttcttcttgcgcacTGAGAATGAGGAAGGAGTGAAACAATGGAACCCTCCATGGGCACGACCTCAAGAACCCAACTCattttgctcttcttcttcgtcgccCTCTCGTTCTTGCTTAGCTTCTGCATCTGCAGCGACCCTATTTACCTCGGCCACATTTGCCCAGACACAATTCCTCTTTTCAGTTCCAACAGCACCTACCAGTCCAACCTCAaaacccttctctcttctctctcttccaacgCCACCTTCAACTCCAATAACTCCTACTCCAACGCCACCGTCGGCCAGAATCGCGACACCGTTTACGGCCTCTACTACTGCACAGGCTATGTCACCTTCGATGTGTGCAGCAATTGTGTCAACTTCGCTGCTGTGGACCTTCCCCGGCGCTGCCGCAACCGGAAAATCAGTTATATTTGGTACAACGAGTGTATGTTGCGCTACTCCtacctttccttcttctccacCGTCTCCGTCTCCCCTTCATTCATGTTGTATAACCCTCATAACATCTCTGACCCAACTCGATTTTCTAAGCTCTTGGGTGATACAATGGACGAGGCCGCCACTGAAGCTTCCCCCAAGTTAGAGAGATTCGCCATTAAAGAAGCTAATTTCACAAATTCTCAGACACTGTATTGTATGGTTCAGTGTAGCCCTGATTTGTCAGGGAAGGACTGTAACAGTTGCCTTGTGGGTATCATCGCTGAGCTCCCCAGTAGTTTTAATGGTTTGCAAGGTGGAAGGATTCTCAATCCCAGTTGTAATATCAGGTTTGAGATGTACCGTTTCTTCCCGGTCACAGCTTCGGCACTTTCTCCTACCCATAATCTTCTCCCTCCGCCGCCTCCGGGGAACGGAGCGACCACTGCTTCGCCTCCTAGTAACAGAACTACCATTCCAGGTGAGCCGCTTTgctttttcaattttgattatACTATATGGAGCTAATATTAGATTAAGACTTCAGTCCACTTCGATGTCCTAAAACAGGGGAACTCAATTTCAACCTTAATTCTTATGCAGAAAATGAAGGAAATTTTTCCAAGAAAATAGTTGCCATTGTTGTTCCCATTGTTGTGGCAGGAGTGATTCTTTTCTCTGTTCTCTTGTATTGTTTTCTAATTCGGAAGAAAAAGCAGGATCCCTCAAAGGAGAATGGTAAGAAGCTTTGGCCTTTTTCATCTATTTGATAATGCAAAGTTAGTGCGACTTGGTATTGGAGCTTTAGATAAACAAATGTAAGATCTGAAAATGATCTAAATAGGCTAAAGAAGCCAATGACTCCAAATTTTTCGATTTCTTGCTCTTATTGGGAGgtttatttattcattcattttgtTCGAAGATCAATCTTAATTTATTTGCCCTTGAGGTTTGTGCATAGGTGGCAACACAATTGAAGCAGAATCATTGCAATTTGATTTTAGTACAGTCCTTACAGCCACGGACAACTTTGCAGATGTAAATAAGATTGGTGAAGGAGGATTTGGTGAAGTTTTCAAGGTAGAAACGAAGTTACAAACATATAGTAATCAAACTAGAATTCTTGTATGTCAGTTTTCATTGTGTGATGGAATAGAAAAACTGATTACTTTTGAATTTGGAATAATTGAAGGTACCTCATGAAGGTGAGAAATTTATTAATCCCTTGTAAATTGTCTTCAGGGTAAATTTCCTAATGGACAAGAAATTGCTGTGAAGAGGCTCTCAAGATACTCAAGGCAAGGTGCAGAAGAATTCAAGAATGAGGTTCTCCTAGTTGCAAAGCTTCAACACCGGAATCTAGTCAGGCTCTTGGGATTTTGCTTGGAGGGAGAGGAGAAGATACTCATCTATGAGTTTGTACCCAACAAAAGCCTTGACTATGCCCTATTCagtttgcttctctctctctctctctctggtgtggtgtgtgtgtgttaatGGGTAGGGGATTTGTTTGCTCTCATGTTCTGGGGATTTACATGATTATATATCCCAATTTTCTACTTGGTGTGGAAAGAAAACTAATGCTCATGACACATCATCATCTTTTGTCCACACACcaatctttctttcattttgatAAAACGTACcaatttttcttaataaattatACGGAAACGTTTTCAAATCCTAAATTCTGACTTTACTTTTCATTTGGATGAACACAGACCCTGAGAATTGTGTGCAGTTAGATTGGCAGAGTCGTTACAAGATCATAAGCGGGATTGCTCGGGGACTCCTTTATCTTCATGAAGATTCCCGCCTTCGAATTATTCATAGAGACCTTAAAGCAAGCAATATCTTGTTAGATTGGGAAATGAATCCCCAGATTTCAGATTTTGGGACAGCAAGAATTTTTGGCGTAGACCAAACTCAAGCAAGAACAAATAGAATAATTGGGACTTAGTAAGTTTTGGAGTGGCATtccttcaatatatatatatatatatatatagatatagatatattGAAGTTCTTTTTAGGTTCCTCCCTTGCATGGTGGGGCAAATTAAGTGCATAATCACAAGTCTACAACCTTTAGTGTCTTGTTCCAAAAAAGCAGAGAGCTAAACATAATCAATGTGTTATGGCTGGGTGAGTTATACCTGACCTAAATTTGGAGAAGTTTCATAGCAGTTAGACCTTGCTAAAAAAGAACTGTTTTGATATTTCATGAGCCCATCTAGAAATCTAGCAGTTAGACCTTGCATGACATGAGAATATAATCTTGCTCAATCTAGCCAACCTGAtagtagtgaaaaaaaaaaaatgaaatgaaagtaaaaaaagtTTGTTTGGGCCTTGAAGCTATAAGTAGAATCTAGTGAAAATTAGCTTAGGAACACAGTTTAgtagaatatttgtggttaCTTTTAGTTTCTGAAGTTATAATAACTGCTTGCAGTGGTTATATGCCTCCGGAGTATGTAATTCATGGGCAGTTTTCAGCCAAATCAGATGTGTTCAGCTATGGCGTAATAGTTTTGGAGATTGTAAGTGGAAAGAAGAATGGCAGTTTATATGAAACAGACTCTGCTGAGAGCCTTATGAGCCATGTAAGTATTGGATGTCTgcacttctttttcctttattacAGTAGATTGCTACTATCTACTAGAACATTAATAGGACCTTTAGTTTGTCTTTAAACCTGAGGAACCTAATAACTTGTATGGTTCAATTGTTGCAGGCATGGAGACATTGGACTGCAGGAACCGCCTTTGAGTTGATTGACCCAATTATGAGAGAAAATTGTTCAAGAAGTGAAATTATGAGATGCATTCACATTGGGTTATTGTGTGTTCAGGAAGATGTAGCTGACAGACCCACAATGGCATCTGTAGTTCTCATGTTGAACAGCTTCTCAGTTACTCTCATGTCACCCTCACAACCTGCATTTTTTGTGCGAAGCAGAATGGATTCAGATCAATCTAAAAGTAGGTCGATACCATTATCTGCCAATGAAGCTTCGATCAGCGAGTTAGAGGCCCGATAATGTGAGTGGATTAAAGGTGATGTAGAATAAATGTTTTGTGCAACATGCAGTGTATGCCTTGAATGGAGATAATCAATTCACTGAAGCAAGTGAAGGGAAAGCACATATTCCTATAAGCAAGGAACGAGAAGGACTTTGTAACCAAAGGTATAGAGCTTAGTATAGAGCTTAGTCACAAAAAACATAAATGATCAAGTAAAGATGCAGCCTGAGATGCAAGGTGGTCAGCAGCTTTTTTCTATTCGCGGATATAATCCTGAAGTCAGACTTTCTCAGTTGGTTTGAGAAGTTTTTGACAATTTATCAGAAGTGTAATGTACCTGGAGGGATAAATTGCAATACATTGGACTTTATTTGAATCTCATTTCTTATTTTTGGGCCATTTACTATACAGAGTAGCTAAAAATACAAGAGATGATAAACATGATAATTGAAAGGTGGTTAATTGAGATCATTCAGTGCGCGTGTGGCAGTTAAGTTatactattgcaacatgttggtcaccaGTTCAAAACTTAGAAACAGTATCTTATGCAAAGCAGTggataaggctatgtacatttgcccctcctagaccctaGAGTAGCGGGACTTTTTCCTCCTAGAAGAAAATGTTGGGTAGTATTTGTAGGCTACTCTCAAGCCTGGTGATGAAGTCTACAACCTATGGTATTTTGTTCCACAAAATCAGAGATAAAGGGAAACAAAGTGGAATGGTAAGAGTGGGTCATACAATACCCAAATTTGGAGAAGCTACATAACAGATAGACCTAGTTGAAAGGTTGGTTTTATACAAcatttaggcaccgtttgataacatttctgccatttttgttcccagaaacagcagaaacataaattcatgtttctgtttctggtAACAGAAACGGAttttaggtgtttgataaacatgtttcttgaaacgttttttgcacATTCAAATAAATTGCACATATCCAGAATTGAGAGGCAAATATCATAAGAATATAGAGCACATCATGCATTAAACATGggacaaataataataatttaagagttaaaaaacacaaaaagaaatcaaacactGAAATAGTAACACCAGAACACGTACACCAACCAAGGAGGCTCAATGAGGAAGGAAAATGTCACAAGCTGACCAGTAACACCTGCAATGTGCATAAATTGCAAAAATGCATACATTTGGAGCACAATTGGCAACAGAGGCatgaaatgaaagagaaaaataaaataataagagaCCTATCTGAAATATTTAGCTAAAACGATATAAGGGAGAAAATAGTGCTGAAAACCAACAGCCCATAGAAGATATAAGGGGGAAAATATTGTACAGAGATagcaaaaaagagaagagatgtGCCTCACTATTGAAGAGGGTTTGctaaaaaatgagaagaaaatgatttcATGCATCCAGAAACCCTAGATTTAGAAAAATTTGAAGCAATCCTGCTAAATGTGGAATAGACAAAACACGCTGAGTTAACATACCTCAACACATGTGCTTGACGAAGAAAGAGCTGCACTTCTCTTGGCTCATCCTCAGTTGCtcaacttgaagaagaaagaccAAACGGGCTTCAGTGATGGAGTTCTTGGAATTG is a genomic window of Macadamia integrifolia cultivar HAES 741 chromosome 13, SCU_Mint_v3, whole genome shotgun sequence containing:
- the LOC122059555 gene encoding cysteine-rich receptor-like protein kinase 10 isoform X3, encoding MEPSMGTTSRTQLILLFFFVALSFLLSFCICSDPIYLGHICPDTIPLFSSNSTYQSNLKTLLSSLSSNATFNSNNSYSNATVGQNRDTVYGLYYCTGYVTFDVCSNCVNFAAVDLPRRCRNRKISYIWYNECMLRYSYLSFFSTVSVSPSFMLYNPHNISDPTRFSKLLGDTMDEAATEASPKLERFAIKEANFTNSQTLYCMVQCSPDLSGKDCNSCLVGIIAELPSSFNGLQGGRILNPSCNIRFEMYRFFPVTASALSPTHNLLPPPPPGNGATTASPPSNRTTIPENEGNFSKKIVAIVVPIVVAGVILFSVLLYCFLIRKKKQDPSKENGLCIGGNTIEAESLQFDFSTVLTATDNFADVNKIGEGGFGEVFKGKFPNGQEIAVKRLSRYSRQGAEEFKNEVLLVAKLQHRNLVRLLGFCLEGEEKILIYEFVPNKSLDYALFNPENCVQLDWQSRYKIISGIARGLLYLHEDSRLRIIHRDLKASNILLDWEMNPQISDFGTARIFGVDQTQARTNRIIGTYGYMPPEYVIHGQFSAKSDVFSYGVIVLEIVSGKKNGSLYETDSAESLMSHAWRHWTAGTAFELIDPIMRENCSRRCS
- the LOC122059555 gene encoding cysteine-rich receptor-like protein kinase 10 isoform X2 — translated: MEPSMGTTSRTQLILLFFFVALSFLLSFCICSDPIYLGHICPDTIPLFSSNSTYQSNLKTLLSSLSSNATFNSNNSYSNATVGQNRDTVYGLYYCTGYVTFDVCSNCVNFAAVDLPRRCRNRKISYIWYNECMLRYSYLSFFSTVSVSPSFMLYNPHNISDPTRFSKLLGDTMDEAATEASPKLERFAIKEANFTNSQTLYCMVQCSPDLSGKDCNSCLVGIIAELPSSFNGLQGGRILNPSCNIRFEMYRFFPVTASALSPTHNLLPPPPPGNGATTASPPSNRTTIPENEGNFSKKIVAIVVPIVVAGVILFSVLLYCFLIRKKKQDPSKENGGNTIEAESLQFDFSTVLTATDNFADVNKIGEGGFGEVFKGKFPNGQEIAVKRLSRYSRQGAEEFKNEVLLVAKLQHRNLVRLLGFCLEGEEKILIYEFVPNKSLDYALFNPENCVQLDWQSRYKIISGIARGLLYLHEDSRLRIIHRDLKASNILLDWEMNPQISDFGTARIFGVDQTQARTNRIIGTYGYMPPEYVIHGQFSAKSDVFSYGVIVLEIVSGKKNGSLYETDSAESLMSHAWRHWTAGTAFELIDPIMRENCSRSEIMRCIHIGLLCVQEDVADRPTMASVVLMLNSFSVTLMSPSQPAFFVRSRMDSDQSKSRSIPLSANEASISELEAR
- the LOC122059555 gene encoding cysteine-rich receptor-like protein kinase 10 isoform X1, which gives rise to MEPSMGTTSRTQLILLFFFVALSFLLSFCICSDPIYLGHICPDTIPLFSSNSTYQSNLKTLLSSLSSNATFNSNNSYSNATVGQNRDTVYGLYYCTGYVTFDVCSNCVNFAAVDLPRRCRNRKISYIWYNECMLRYSYLSFFSTVSVSPSFMLYNPHNISDPTRFSKLLGDTMDEAATEASPKLERFAIKEANFTNSQTLYCMVQCSPDLSGKDCNSCLVGIIAELPSSFNGLQGGRILNPSCNIRFEMYRFFPVTASALSPTHNLLPPPPPGNGATTASPPSNRTTIPENEGNFSKKIVAIVVPIVVAGVILFSVLLYCFLIRKKKQDPSKENGLCIGGNTIEAESLQFDFSTVLTATDNFADVNKIGEGGFGEVFKGKFPNGQEIAVKRLSRYSRQGAEEFKNEVLLVAKLQHRNLVRLLGFCLEGEEKILIYEFVPNKSLDYALFNPENCVQLDWQSRYKIISGIARGLLYLHEDSRLRIIHRDLKASNILLDWEMNPQISDFGTARIFGVDQTQARTNRIIGTYGYMPPEYVIHGQFSAKSDVFSYGVIVLEIVSGKKNGSLYETDSAESLMSHAWRHWTAGTAFELIDPIMRENCSRSEIMRCIHIGLLCVQEDVADRPTMASVVLMLNSFSVTLMSPSQPAFFVRSRMDSDQSKSRSIPLSANEASISELEAR
- the LOC122059555 gene encoding cysteine-rich receptor-like protein kinase 8 isoform X4, yielding MEPSMGTTSRTQLILLFFFVALSFLLSFCICSDPIYLGHICPDTIPLFSSNSTYQSNLKTLLSSLSSNATFNSNNSYSNATVGQNRDTVYGLYYCTGYVTFDVCSNCVNFAAVDLPRRCRNRKISYIWYNECMLRYSYLSFFSTVSVSPSFMLYNPHNISDPTRFSKLLGDTMDEAATEASPKLERFAIKEANFTNSQTLYCMVQCSPDLSGKDCNSCLVGIIAELPSSFNGLQGGRILNPSCNIRFEMYRFFPVTASALSPTHNLLPPPPPGNGATTASPPSNRTTIPENEGNFSKKIVAIVVPIVVAGVILFSVLLYCFLIRKKKQDPSKENGLCIGGNTIEAESLQFDFSTVLTATDNFADVNKIGEGGFGEVFKGKFPNGQEIAVKRLSRYSRQGAEEFKNEVLLVAKLQHRNLVRLLGFCLEGEEKILIYDGYMPPEYVIHGQFSAKSDVFSYGVIVLEIVSGKKNGSLYETDSAESLMSHAWRHWTAGTAFELIDPIMRENCSRSEIMRCIHIGLLCVQEDVADRPTMASVVLMLNSFSVTLMSPSQPAFFVRSRMDSDQSKSRSIPLSANEASISELEAR